The DNA window CGTGAAGGCGAACATGGCGATCCCGCCGCGCAGCATGGTGATGGGCACGCCGGCGCGGGTCGTGCGCGACGTCACGGATGCGGAGATCGCGTGGAAAAACGTCGGTACCGCGCAGTATCACGAGCTTGCGGTGCGTTCGCGCGAAACGATGCGCGAAGTCGACGCTTTCACGGCATTGGAACCGGACCGGCCGCGCATCGCCTGGGACAGTTCGGTCCCGCTGCACGTGCACAAGAAAACAACCTGAACGGAGACGGACATGGGAACGTTGCAAAGTTTTATCGGCGGCCGCTGGCACGGCAAGGAAGCGCACCAGCCGCTGCACAGCGCATTGAACAACAGCCTGATCTATCACACGCACGCCGAATCGATCGATTTCGGCGAAGTGCTGGACTATGGCCGCAAGACGGGCATCCCGGCACTGATGGCGCTGGACTTCCAGCAGCGCGCCGCGCGGCTGAAGGCGCTGGCCCTGTACCTGATGGAGCGCAAGGAGCAGCTGTATGAAATCTCGCGCTTCACGGGGGCCACGCGGCCGGACAGCTGGGTCGACGTGGAAGGCGGCATCGGCACGCTGTTCGCGTATGCCGGCATCGGCAGCCGCGAGCTGCCGTCGTCGAACGTGCTGCATGAAGGGCCGGCCATGGCGCTGGGCAAGCGTGGCGGTTTCTCCGGCACGCACATCCTCGTGCCGCGCGGCGGCGTGGCGGTGCACATCAATGCGTTCAACTTCCCCATCTGGGGCTTGCTGGAAAAATTCGCGCCCAGCTTCCTGGCCGCGATGCCGTGCATCGGCAAGCCGGCCACCGCCACGAGCTACCTGACGGAGGCGCTGGTGCGCATGATGCACGACTCGGGCCTGCTGCCCGACGGCGCGCTGCAACTGGTGATCGGCAGCACGGGCGACCTGCTGGACCGGCTGACGGGCTTCGATGCCGTCACGTTCACCGGTTCCGCGGACACGGCACAAAAGCTGCGGTCCAATCGCAACCTGATCGCGAACTCCGTGCCGTTCACGGCGGAAGCCGATTCGCTGAACTGCGCGATCCTGGCGCCGGACGTGACGCCCGACGACCCGGAATTCGACCTGTTCGTGAAGGAAGTGGCGCGCGAGATGACGGGCAAGGCGGGCCAGAAATGCACGGCGATCCGCCGCATCATCGTGCCCCGCACGCAGGCGGACGCGGTGGCGGAACGGCTGCGCGACCGGCTCTCGAAAATCACGATCGGCGATCCGTCCGTCGAGGGTGTGCGCATGGGTTCACTGGCCTCCAAGGACCAGCAGCGCGACGTGGCGGCCCAGGTCGAGCGGCTGCTGTCCGGGAACGAACTGCTGCATGGCGGCGAACTGAAACTGGTGGGCGACGGCGTGCACGAAGGCGCGTTCTTCGCGCCCACGCTGGTCATGTGCCGCAACGCGATGGACAACGATGCCGTGCACGACGTGGAGGCGTTCGGCCCGGTCAGCACCCTGATGACGTACGACGGGATCGACGAGGCGCTGGCGCTGGCCGCGAAAGGCAAGGGCAGCCTCGTGTCCACGCTGGTGACGAAGGATCCTCGCACGGCGGCGTATGCGGTGCCGGTAGCGGCATCCCATCACGGCCGCGTGCTGGTGCTGGAGCGCGAGGCGTCGGTCGATTCGACGGGCCACGGTTCGCCGCTGCCGCAACTGAAGCACGGCGGGCCGGGCCGCGCCGGCGGCGGTGAGGAGCTGGGCGGCATCCGCGCCGTCAAGCATTTCCTGCAGCGCACGGCCGTGCAGGGTTCGCCGACGATGCTGTCCGCGATCACTGGGGAGTATGTGCGCGGTGGCGCCGTGCGCGAATCGGAAGTGCACCCGTTCCGCCGCCATTTCGAGGACCTGCAGGTGGGCGACTCGCTGCTGACGCACCGGCGCACCGTCAGCGAGGCGGACATCGTGAACTTCGGCGGCGTCTCCGGCGATTACTTCTACATGCACTTCGACGACATCGCCGCGAAGGACACGCAGTTCGGCAAGCGCATCGCCCACGGCTACTTCGTGCTGTCGGCGGCGGCCGGGCTGTTCGTGTCGCCGGCGCCGGGGCCCGTGCTGGCCAACTACGGGCTGGACAACCTGCGTTTCATCACGCCGGTGGGCATCGGCGACACGATCCGCGCGCGCCTCACGTGCAAGCGCAAGGTCGACCGCAACCGCACCGACGACAAGGGCGTGGGGCAGGGTGTCGTCGCGTGGGACGTGCAGGTGACGAACCAGAATGATGAGCTGGTGGCCAGCTACGACATCCTGACCCTGGTTTCAAAGAAGGCCTAGCCGCCGAACGGATCGTCGATCGAGCGGGCCGGCTGCGTAAACCAGCGCGGCCCGTCTTCCGTCATGTAGAAATGATCCTCGTGGCGGATGCCGAATTCGCCCGGCACGCAGATCATCGGTTCGTTCGAGAAGCACATGCCCACGTCCAGCGGCGTCCTGTCGCCACCCACCAGGTACGGCCATTCGTGGATGTCCAGGCCGATGCCGTGGCCCGTGCGGTGCGGCAGGCCAGGCAGCTTGTAGCCGGGGCCGAAGCCATTCGCCTCCAGCGAGCGCCGCGCCGCGGCATCCACCTCTTCGCAGGGCACGCCCAGCTGCGCCGCATCGAACGCCGCCTGCTGCGCCGCCTTTTCCGCGTTCCACACCGCCCGCTGGCGCTCGGTCGGCGTACCGAACACGTAGGTGCGCGTGATGTCCGAGATGTAGTCGTGCAGCTTGCAGCCGGTGTCGATCAGCACCGTGTCGCCATCTTTCAGCGTCTGCACGTACGACACGCCGTGCGGGAACGCTGTCGCCTCGCCGAACAGCACGATGACGAAGTAAGAACCGGCCGGTGCGCCCACCTTGCGATGTGCGCGGTCGATGAAGTCTTCCACTTCCTTGGTGGTGATGCCTGCGTGCAGGATGCTGGCGGTGGCCACGTGCACGGCCATCGTCATGTCCTTGGCGCGCTGCATCAGCGCGATCTCGTTTGGCGACTTGCGGGTGCGGCAGTGCGCCGTCACTGCCTTGGCGTTTTCCAGCGTGTAGCCATCCGCCTGCTGGCGAATGCCGTCGGCCGTGAAGAACGGCGTGCTCTCGTCGATGCCGATGCGCGCACCTGCTTCGATGCCCAGGGCCTCGAGCGTGTCGACGAACAGGGCGCACGGGTTCTCATGCTCGTGCCACGTGTGGATCGGGCCATCAACCACCATGAAGTCACGCAGCGTGGCTTCCTCGAACGCCGGCGCCAGGTAAGCCAGCCCGCCCTCGGCCGGCAGGATCGCCCCGACCATCCGTTCGCTCGCATGCCACTTCATGCCGGTGAAGTACAACAGGTTCGTGCCCGCGTTCAGCCACACCGCCGCAATCCCCTGCGCCCGCATGAACGCCTGCGCCTTTGCAATGCGCGCCACGTGTTCCCCGCGCCCGATCGGCACCGCGCCCGCCGTCATGTCCGACAGCGTCGCCAGTGCCTGTTCGATGGTGTTTCCGCCGATGCCCATGCTTGCTCCTTCCGATTCGAAGCGGGCATGATATCAGTGCTATGCCGAAACATTTCCTAAAACCGGGGTCAGACCCCGGTTCCTGGAAATACATTCACCCCAAAACCAACTGCTGGGGTCAGACCCGGCGGGTCTGACCCCGGAATTGCAGTTGGGGCTGTTCGATCAAATTACTACTGCGCCACGACACTCACCTTGTCGACCACGAACGAGGTTTGCAGCGAGGAGTCTTCGGTCATTGCGAACGACAGCCGCACGGTCTGCCCCTTCCAGGCGGCGAGGCTGAAGCTGCGTACCTGGTAGCCGGCGGCGGCGTTGGCGTTCGAGTACGTGGCGAGCGTGCCGAGCGTGGTGCCGGACGTGTTCTTCACCGTGACGGCCAGCCTGTCGTAGGCGGTGGAGCCGGTTTCGGCGGTGTCGATGTGCAGCGCGAAGGTCAGCGTGGCGGTGGTGGCCGTCGACGGGATCGACACGTCCTGCGTCAGCGTTTCGGTCGACGTCTTGCCGTTGCCGCCCAGCCAGGCGTAACGGCTGCCTTCGTAGGCCGTCTGGCCGGAGAAGGTGCCGATGGCGCCGGTGCTGCCGGCCCAGCCGATGGCGCCCGATTCGAAGCCGCCGTTCGTGACGCGTTCGCTGCCCGTGCCGCCGCCGGTGCCGCTGACGGTCAGCGTGGCATTGCCCGACGTGACGGTGGCTGGCGTGGAAGCCGAGTCGGTCACGGTGGCCTTGAAGACGGCACCATTGTCGGTCGCCTGCGCGGTGAACGAATACGTGGCCGACGTGGCGCCGCTGACCAGCGCATTGTTGCGGTACCACCGGTAGCTGTAGGGCGCCGTGCCGCCGGTCGCGGCCACGGTGAAGCGCGCGGTGCCGCCGGCGGAAACGGTCATGCCCGCCGGCTGCGTGGCGATCGCCAGGGCGCTGCCGCCGGTGCCGCTTTCCGCCACGTCCGTGCCCACGTTGATGGCGGCATAGGCGCGCTTGACGGCGATGGCTTCGCGGCTGCCGGCACCATACAGCTCCTCGGCCGAGGCGATCATCTTGGCGCGGGCATCGGCGTAGTTGGACGATGACGTGAGCTTCGTCGTATTCGCCTTGAACCAGATGCGGAAAGCCTTGTCGTTGCCGATGCCGGTCATCGCCCGCGGCTGCTGCGTGAGGTAGGAGCTGTAGTACTCGCTGGTGCTGGTGGCGTTCGAGCCCTGCGACAGGAAGTAGAACATGCGGTTGTTCGGCCCGGAGCTGTAGTGCACGTTCAGGTTCTTCAGCGTCGACGTCCACGCGTTCGGGCTGCTGCCATCCTTGCTCGGCTTGTACATGTAGCGCAGCGGCTGGCCGGTGCGGCTGATCTCGCGCCCCATCACCCAGTCGTTGCCGGTGGCGGGGATCGCGCTGCCGGTGCCGCCGGCGCGCGCATAGGCCTCCGTCATCTCGCCGCCGATGTCGGACGACGATTCGTTCAGGCCGCCCGATTCACCCGAGTAGATCAGGTTCGACGTCGCATCCGTCACGCCATGGTGCATCTCGTGGCCGATCACGTCGATCGAGCCCAGGTTGTAAAAGGCGCTGCCGCCGTCGCCGATGTACATGCACTTGCAGCCCGGTTCAAAGAACGCGTTGTCGTACTGGTTGTCGACGTGGACGGCGATATACGTGGACGTATTGTTGCCGTCCAGGCTTTGCCAGCCCAGCACGTTCTTCATCGCATCGTAGGTGTTCATCAGGCCCCACAGCGCGTTCACGGCCGCGGTCTGGCCGTTGGCGTTCGTCGTGCTGCCGCCGTTGACGTACTGCAGGCCGTCGCCCCACGTATTCGTGGTGTTGGTGTAGATGCTGCCGGGATTAGGATTGGTTTCCGGGCTGTGGTTCGCATTGGTGATCGCCATGCCGCCGTAACGGCCGCCGGTTCCGCGCGAACCGTCCAGCATCTGGTACGTGCTGCCCGAGAGCGTGGTATTGATCGGTACCGTGCCATTGTACTGGCTCTTGCCGGTGCCGGCCACCGTCTGCAAGGCATCCCATTCGGCGATCAGCTCGCCCGTGTGCGCGTCGACGATGCTGTCGCGGTACACCAGCTTCTTGTTGACGGCCATGCGCGTCTGCACCAGGTAAGCCAGCGCATAGCGGTCGACCACTTCCTCCACGTCCAGCGCGTTCAGCGCGCTTTCCGCCTTGTTTTCGGCGCCGGCCACGCGCACCGTCTTCATCACCGGGTAGATCAGCAGCTCCGCTTCCGGCTTCCAGCGGTGCTTGCCCACCGGTGCGACGCGGCGCACCACGCTGGCGACGGCGTCTTCCTTCGAGATCGTGGGCGTCACGTCCGGCGCCGGCTTCGCGCTGGCCGCGCCGGCGCGCGAACCGTCGAGTCCATCGCGGCGGTTCGACGCGGATTCGCTGACGATTTCGCCATCGTCGTCCGTGG is part of the Pseudoduganella lutea genome and encodes:
- a CDS encoding M4 family metallopeptidase; translated protein: MNLRLSILAATIAILPFGGASAQSRGILPDSLMAAPAQEMTAAAKASLENRLASRRAAAGLDEDHGFKVGRQHPGAHGMRIVRAQHTWKGLRVFGSESVVATDDDGEIVSESASNRRDGLDGSRAGAASAKPAPDVTPTISKEDAVASVVRRVAPVGKHRWKPEAELLIYPVMKTVRVAGAENKAESALNALDVEEVVDRYALAYLVQTRMAVNKKLVYRDSIVDAHTGELIAEWDALQTVAGTGKSQYNGTVPINTTLSGSTYQMLDGSRGTGGRYGGMAITNANHSPETNPNPGSIYTNTTNTWGDGLQYVNGGSTTNANGQTAAVNALWGLMNTYDAMKNVLGWQSLDGNNTSTYIAVHVDNQYDNAFFEPGCKCMYIGDGGSAFYNLGSIDVIGHEMHHGVTDATSNLIYSGESGGLNESSSDIGGEMTEAYARAGGTGSAIPATGNDWVMGREISRTGQPLRYMYKPSKDGSSPNAWTSTLKNLNVHYSSGPNNRMFYFLSQGSNATSTSEYYSSYLTQQPRAMTGIGNDKAFRIWFKANTTKLTSSSNYADARAKMIASAEELYGAGSREAIAVKRAYAAINVGTDVAESGTGGSALAIATQPAGMTVSAGGTARFTVAATGGTAPYSYRWYRNNALVSGATSATYSFTAQATDNGAVFKATVTDSASTPATVTSGNATLTVSGTGGGTGSERVTNGGFESGAIGWAGSTGAIGTFSGQTAYEGSRYAWLGGNGKTSTETLTQDVSIPSTATTATLTFALHIDTAETGSTAYDRLAVTVKNTSGTTLGTLATYSNANAAAGYQVRSFSLAAWKGQTVRLSFAMTEDSSLQTSFVVDKVSVVAQ
- a CDS encoding M24 family metallopeptidase; the encoded protein is MGIGGNTIEQALATLSDMTAGAVPIGRGEHVARIAKAQAFMRAQGIAAVWLNAGTNLLYFTGMKWHASERMVGAILPAEGGLAYLAPAFEEATLRDFMVVDGPIHTWHEHENPCALFVDTLEALGIEAGARIGIDESTPFFTADGIRQQADGYTLENAKAVTAHCRTRKSPNEIALMQRAKDMTMAVHVATASILHAGITTKEVEDFIDRAHRKVGAPAGSYFVIVLFGEATAFPHGVSYVQTLKDGDTVLIDTGCKLHDYISDITRTYVFGTPTERQRAVWNAEKAAQQAAFDAAQLGVPCEEVDAAARRSLEANGFGPGYKLPGLPHRTGHGIGLDIHEWPYLVGGDRTPLDVGMCFSNEPMICVPGEFGIRHEDHFYMTEDGPRWFTQPARSIDDPFGG
- the paaZ gene encoding phenylacetic acid degradation bifunctional protein PaaZ — protein: MGTLQSFIGGRWHGKEAHQPLHSALNNSLIYHTHAESIDFGEVLDYGRKTGIPALMALDFQQRAARLKALALYLMERKEQLYEISRFTGATRPDSWVDVEGGIGTLFAYAGIGSRELPSSNVLHEGPAMALGKRGGFSGTHILVPRGGVAVHINAFNFPIWGLLEKFAPSFLAAMPCIGKPATATSYLTEALVRMMHDSGLLPDGALQLVIGSTGDLLDRLTGFDAVTFTGSADTAQKLRSNRNLIANSVPFTAEADSLNCAILAPDVTPDDPEFDLFVKEVAREMTGKAGQKCTAIRRIIVPRTQADAVAERLRDRLSKITIGDPSVEGVRMGSLASKDQQRDVAAQVERLLSGNELLHGGELKLVGDGVHEGAFFAPTLVMCRNAMDNDAVHDVEAFGPVSTLMTYDGIDEALALAAKGKGSLVSTLVTKDPRTAAYAVPVAASHHGRVLVLEREASVDSTGHGSPLPQLKHGGPGRAGGGEELGGIRAVKHFLQRTAVQGSPTMLSAITGEYVRGGAVRESEVHPFRRHFEDLQVGDSLLTHRRTVSEADIVNFGGVSGDYFYMHFDDIAAKDTQFGKRIAHGYFVLSAAAGLFVSPAPGPVLANYGLDNLRFITPVGIGDTIRARLTCKRKVDRNRTDDKGVGQGVVAWDVQVTNQNDELVASYDILTLVSKKA